A single window of Streptomyces griseoviridis DNA harbors:
- a CDS encoding ADP-ribosylglycohydrolase family protein, translating into MTTTVHKRAATGSLLGLALGDALGFPTEFNDVPSILAKCGPWREMELPRRAFVSDDTQMTLAVADALRTAMDRGVLAPESLEGPLRQEFGAWYRSPENNRAPGRTCLTACGLLEDGNRRWQDASQIGSKGCGANMRVAPVGLAPGLSDEQRAGAAQLQSALTHGHPTALAASDLTARAVHLLAQGVQPADLTAELRAYAVAHRTRYRHDWLGDLWTRGQDPSPERFAARGWDECLAILDRLQEAVTDVSPETDPCLATGAGWIAEEALATGLLCFLWFPGDPLTALRRAACTSGDSDSIACLTGAFAGAHLGDGAWPTPWTERIEHGSELTALGALWDDRP; encoded by the coding sequence ATGACCACCACCGTCCACAAGCGCGCCGCCACCGGCTCCCTGCTCGGGCTCGCCCTCGGGGACGCGCTCGGCTTCCCCACCGAGTTCAACGACGTGCCGTCGATCCTCGCCAAGTGCGGCCCCTGGCGGGAGATGGAGCTGCCCCGGCGGGCCTTCGTCTCCGACGACACCCAGATGACGCTGGCCGTGGCGGACGCCCTGCGCACCGCCATGGACCGCGGGGTGCTCGCGCCCGAGAGCCTGGAAGGGCCGCTGCGGCAGGAGTTCGGCGCCTGGTACCGCTCGCCCGAGAACAACCGCGCGCCCGGCCGGACCTGCCTCACCGCCTGCGGTCTGCTGGAGGACGGCAACCGCCGCTGGCAGGACGCCAGTCAGATCGGCTCCAAGGGCTGCGGCGCCAACATGCGGGTCGCGCCCGTCGGACTCGCCCCCGGTCTCAGCGACGAACAGCGCGCCGGCGCGGCCCAGTTGCAGTCCGCCCTCACCCACGGGCACCCCACCGCGCTCGCCGCCTCCGACCTCACCGCCCGCGCCGTGCACCTGCTCGCGCAGGGCGTCCAACCAGCCGACCTGACAGCCGAGTTGAGGGCGTACGCGGTCGCCCACCGCACCCGCTACCGGCACGACTGGCTCGGCGACCTGTGGACCCGCGGCCAGGACCCGAGCCCCGAGCGGTTCGCCGCCCGCGGCTGGGACGAGTGCCTCGCGATCCTCGACCGGCTCCAGGAAGCGGTCACCGACGTCTCCCCCGAGACCGACCCCTGCCTGGCCACCGGAGCCGGCTGGATCGCCGAAGAGGCCCTGGCGACCGGCCTGTTGTGCTTCCTCTGGTTCCCCGGAGACCCCCTCACCGCGCTGCGCCGCGCCGCCTGCACCTCGGGCGACTCCGACTCCATCGCCTGCCTCACCGGCGCCTTCGCGGGCGCCCACCTCGGCGACGGCGCCTGGCCGACCCCGTGGACCGAACGGATCGAGCACGGAAGCGAGTTGACGGCACTGGGCGCGCTCTGGGACGACAGGCCCTAG
- a CDS encoding NUDIX hydrolase → MVYDNAANTDNADGADGADGAGSAGRDRGDEGAAYDKYAYEPFAVTADLAVLTVRDGDLRVLLVERGQEPYAGRWALPGGFVEPHESAETAARRELAEETGLDDVTGLHLEQLRTYSEPDRDPRMRVVSVAFAALLPDAPEPRAGSDAARAAWLPHRPRPALAFDHERILADAHERVGAKLEYTGLATAFCPPEFTLGELRHVYEAVWDTSLDGPNFRRKVLATPGFVEPVPGAARLTRGRGKPAALYRAGPAATLHPPLLRPSTEGRPA, encoded by the coding sequence ATGGTGTACGACAACGCAGCCAACACAGACAACGCAGACGGTGCGGACGGTGCGGACGGTGCGGGCAGTGCGGGCCGTGACCGAGGCGATGAAGGTGCCGCGTACGACAAGTACGCCTACGAGCCCTTCGCCGTCACCGCCGACCTCGCCGTCCTGACCGTCCGCGACGGCGACCTGCGGGTCCTGCTCGTCGAACGCGGACAGGAGCCCTACGCGGGCCGCTGGGCGCTGCCGGGCGGCTTCGTGGAACCCCACGAGTCCGCCGAGACGGCCGCCAGGCGCGAGCTGGCCGAGGAGACCGGCCTCGACGACGTCACCGGGCTCCACCTGGAGCAGCTGCGGACCTACAGCGAGCCCGACCGGGACCCCCGGATGCGCGTCGTCTCCGTCGCCTTCGCGGCCCTGCTGCCCGACGCCCCCGAACCGCGGGCCGGCAGCGACGCGGCCCGCGCCGCCTGGCTGCCCCACCGCCCCAGGCCCGCCCTCGCCTTCGACCACGAACGCATCCTGGCCGACGCGCACGAACGCGTCGGCGCCAAGCTGGAGTACACCGGCCTCGCCACCGCCTTCTGCCCGCCCGAGTTCACCCTCGGCGAGCTGCGCCACGTCTACGAGGCGGTCTGGGACACCTCACTCGACGGGCCCAACTTCCGCCGCAAGGTGCTCGCCACCCCCGGCTTCGTCGAACCGGTGCCCGGCGCCGCGCGGCTGACCAGGGGCCGCGGCAAACCGGCCGCGCTCTACCGCGCCGGCCCCGCCGCCACCCTCCACCCGCCGCTGCTGCGGCCGTCCACGGAAGGACGCCCCGCATGA
- a CDS encoding pseudouridine synthase: MRSSSGRNSSGNNGGSRGGNSGGRGGSGGARGGNRGTGNNRDDKPAGRPSKPRPEERRYDVGPGASHEGPKSGRGASARGGAKGGPKQGQGTGRGRWAPATSREYDARAEERNRERYAGKKDVKPPKTFPGAEQEGERLQKVLARAGYGSRRSCEELIEQARVEVNGEIVLEQGKRVDPERDEVKVDGLTVATQSYQFFSLNKPAGVVSTMEDPEGRQCLGDYVTNRETRLFHVGRLDTETEGVILLTNHGELAHRLTHPRYGVKKTYLAAIVGPIPRDLGKQLKDGIQLEDGYARADHFRVVEQTGKNYLVEVTLHEGRKHIVRRMLAEAGFPVERLVRTSFGPITLGDQKSGWLRRLSNTEVGMLMQEVEL; the protein is encoded by the coding sequence ATGCGAAGCAGCAGCGGCAGGAACAGCAGCGGAAACAACGGCGGGAGCCGTGGTGGCAACAGCGGCGGCCGCGGCGGGAGCGGCGGTGCCCGTGGCGGCAACCGCGGCACCGGCAACAACCGGGACGACAAGCCGGCCGGCAGGCCGAGCAAGCCCCGCCCCGAGGAGCGCCGCTACGACGTGGGCCCCGGCGCGTCCCACGAGGGCCCGAAGTCGGGGCGCGGCGCGTCCGCGCGCGGCGGCGCCAAGGGCGGACCCAAGCAGGGCCAGGGCACCGGGCGCGGCCGATGGGCCCCGGCGACCTCGCGCGAGTACGACGCGCGGGCCGAGGAGCGCAACCGGGAGCGGTACGCGGGCAAGAAGGACGTCAAGCCGCCCAAGACCTTCCCGGGCGCCGAGCAGGAGGGCGAGCGGCTCCAGAAGGTGCTGGCGCGCGCGGGCTACGGCTCCCGGCGCTCCTGCGAGGAGCTGATCGAGCAGGCCAGGGTCGAGGTCAACGGCGAGATCGTCCTCGAACAGGGCAAGCGGGTCGACCCGGAGCGGGACGAGGTGAAGGTCGACGGTCTGACCGTGGCCACGCAGTCGTACCAGTTCTTCTCGCTGAACAAGCCGGCCGGTGTCGTCTCCACGATGGAGGACCCCGAGGGCCGGCAGTGCCTGGGCGACTACGTCACCAACCGGGAGACCCGCCTCTTCCACGTGGGGCGGCTCGACACCGAGACCGAGGGTGTCATCCTGCTCACCAACCACGGTGAGCTGGCCCACCGGCTGACCCACCCCAGGTACGGGGTGAAGAAGACGTACCTCGCGGCGATCGTCGGCCCGATCCCGCGCGACCTGGGCAAGCAGCTCAAGGACGGCATCCAGCTCGAGGACGGGTACGCGCGCGCCGACCACTTCCGGGTCGTCGAGCAGACCGGCAAGAACTACCTCGTCGAGGTGACGCTGCACGAGGGCCGCAAGCACATCGTGCGGCGGATGCTCGCCGAGGCGGGCTTCCCGGTGGAGCGGCTGGTGCGCACCTCCTTCGGTCCGATCACGCTGGGCGACCAGAAGTCGGGCTGGCTGCGGCGGCTGTCCAACACCGAGGTCGGCATGCTGATGCAGGAAGTCGAGCTGTAG
- the scpB gene encoding SMC-Scp complex subunit ScpB yields MVVDEPATEDHLAKILQRPRGQVAAALRALADEYTAQGRGFELRLVAGGWRFYSRPAYAAAVEGFVLDGQQARLTQAALETLAVVAYRQPVSRGRVSAVRGVNCDGVMRTLLQRGLVQEAGAEPETGAILYTTTNYFLERMGLRGLDELPELAPFLPEAEAIEADTLEGVPSFDPDAPDSEDADDKTEL; encoded by the coding sequence ATGGTCGTGGACGAACCCGCCACCGAGGACCATCTCGCGAAGATCCTCCAGCGGCCCCGCGGGCAGGTGGCGGCCGCGCTGCGCGCGCTGGCCGACGAGTACACCGCGCAGGGCCGGGGCTTCGAGCTGCGGCTGGTCGCGGGCGGCTGGCGGTTCTACAGCCGTCCCGCCTACGCGGCGGCCGTCGAGGGCTTCGTCCTCGACGGCCAGCAGGCCCGGCTCACCCAGGCCGCGCTGGAGACGCTCGCGGTCGTCGCCTACCGGCAGCCGGTGAGCCGCGGCCGGGTCTCCGCGGTCCGCGGAGTCAACTGCGACGGGGTCATGCGCACCCTCCTGCAACGCGGTCTGGTCCAGGAGGCGGGCGCGGAACCCGAAACAGGTGCGATCCTGTACACGACGACGAACTACTTCCTGGAGCGGATGGGCCTGCGCGGCCTTGACGAGCTCCCGGAACTCGCGCCCTTCCTCCCGGAGGCGGAGGCGATCGAGGCCGACACACTGGAAGGGGTCCCGTCGTTCGATCCGGACGCTCCGGATTCCGAGGACGCAGACGACAAGACGGAACTTTGA